One genomic window of uncultured Erythrobacter sp. includes the following:
- the odhB gene encoding 2-oxoglutarate dehydrogenase complex dihydrolipoyllysine-residue succinyltransferase codes for MATEIKVPALGESVTEGTIAEWLKQPGEAVAADEPICSLETDKVAVDVPSPVAGIMSEHRVAVGDTVEVGAVIAVIEAGATATTAAAVTAAAATAPKADTPAPAVSEEVLGAAQTMSPAVRRAVLEHGVDPSTIKGSGKDGRLTKEDVLAAAEAKAKGTPAPAPAPTSAPAAAAPVSTGSARGEERVKMTRMRQTIAKRLKSAQDNAALLTTFNDVDMSAVMEARDKYKDLFAKKHDIRLGFMGFFAKAACLALKDVPAANAYIDGDEIIYHDYVDISVAVSAPNGLVVPVIRDADKKGFARIEQDIADFGARAKAGTLTMEDMSGGTFTISNGGVFGSLMSTPIINPPQSAVLGLHRIEDRPVVRNGQIVIRPMMYLALSYDHRLIDGREAVTALKIIKDAIEDPTRMLIDL; via the coding sequence ATGGCCACCGAAATCAAAGTCCCCGCGCTCGGCGAATCCGTCACCGAAGGCACCATCGCCGAATGGCTCAAGCAGCCCGGCGAAGCGGTCGCCGCGGACGAGCCGATTTGCAGCCTCGAAACCGATAAGGTCGCGGTCGACGTGCCCTCGCCGGTCGCGGGCATCATGTCCGAACACCGCGTGGCGGTGGGCGACACGGTGGAAGTCGGCGCGGTGATCGCGGTTATCGAAGCGGGCGCGACCGCCACCACCGCTGCGGCGGTGACGGCTGCCGCCGCGACGGCGCCCAAGGCTGACACTCCCGCTCCGGCGGTCAGCGAGGAAGTGCTAGGCGCGGCGCAGACCATGTCGCCCGCCGTGCGCCGCGCGGTGCTGGAACACGGCGTCGATCCCTCGACCATCAAGGGCAGCGGCAAGGATGGCCGCCTGACCAAGGAAGACGTGCTGGCCGCCGCTGAGGCCAAGGCCAAGGGCACCCCGGCCCCCGCACCTGCGCCCACCTCGGCTCCGGCCGCTGCGGCGCCTGTGTCGACTGGCAGTGCCCGCGGCGAGGAGCGGGTCAAGATGACCCGGATGCGCCAGACCATCGCCAAGCGGTTGAAGAGCGCGCAGGACAATGCCGCGCTGCTCACCACCTTCAACGATGTCGACATGAGCGCCGTCATGGAAGCGCGCGACAAGTACAAGGACCTGTTCGCCAAGAAACACGACATCCGCCTCGGCTTCATGGGCTTCTTCGCCAAGGCCGCCTGCCTTGCGCTGAAGGACGTGCCCGCCGCCAACGCCTATATCGATGGCGACGAAATCATCTACCACGATTACGTCGATATCTCGGTGGCGGTGTCGGCCCCCAATGGCCTCGTCGTCCCCGTGATCCGCGATGCCGACAAGAAGGGCTTTGCCCGGATCGAGCAGGACATCGCCGATTTCGGCGCACGCGCGAAGGCGGGTACGCTGACGATGGAAGACATGAGCGGCGGGACCTTCACCATCTCGAACGGGGGCGTGTTCGGCTCGCTGATGTCGACCCCGATCATCAACCCGCCGCAGAGCGCCGTGCTGGGGCTCCACCGCATCGAGGACCGTCCGGTGGTCCGCAATGGCCAGATCGTGATCCGCCCGATGATGTATCTTGCGCTTTCGTATGACCACCGCCTGATCGACGGGCGCGAGGCTGTGACCGCGCTCAAGATCATCAAGGACGCGATTGAAGATCCCACGCGGATGCTGATTGATTTGTGA
- the lpdA gene encoding dihydrolipoyl dehydrogenase, translating into MADHSYNYDVLIIGSGPGGYVTAIRAAQLGLKTACVESRATLGGTCLNVGCIPSKALLHGSELFDEAANGHFATWGITATPTLDLGKMMAEKTKAVGELTGGIEFLFKKNKVTWLKGHAAFEDAHTVNVAGEKITAKDIVIATGSSVTPLPGVTVDNAGKRIVDSTGALDLDEVPEHLVVIGGGVIGLELGSVWRRLGAKVTVVEFLDQLLPGMDGDVRKEAQKVFKKQGMAMMLSHKVTGASVDGKTVTLTIEKSAGGDAQTLEASHVLVAIGRRPNTDGLALDKAGLATNARGQIEIDHDFRTSVPNIWGIGDVVPGPMLAHKAEDEGIAVAENIAGLTGIVNHDVIPSVVYTAPEIAGVGITEEQAKERGLNVKVGKFPMMANSRAKANRDTEGFVKVIADAETDRVLGVWIVASLAGSMIAEACVAMEFGATSEDIAYTCHAHPTHAEALKEAAMAVTGKPIHM; encoded by the coding sequence ATGGCTGACCATTCCTACAATTACGACGTCCTCATCATCGGCTCTGGCCCCGGCGGCTATGTCACGGCGATCCGCGCCGCGCAGCTGGGACTGAAGACCGCCTGCGTCGAAAGCCGTGCCACGCTCGGCGGCACCTGTCTCAATGTCGGGTGCATCCCTTCCAAGGCATTGCTCCACGGATCGGAGCTGTTCGATGAGGCCGCGAACGGCCACTTCGCCACCTGGGGCATCACCGCCACCCCGACGCTCGATCTCGGCAAGATGATGGCCGAGAAGACCAAGGCCGTAGGTGAGCTGACCGGTGGGATCGAGTTCCTGTTCAAGAAGAACAAGGTCACCTGGCTCAAGGGCCACGCGGCATTTGAAGACGCGCACACCGTCAATGTCGCGGGAGAGAAGATCACCGCCAAGGACATCGTGATCGCCACCGGTTCGTCAGTCACTCCCCTCCCCGGCGTCACTGTCGACAATGCTGGCAAGCGCATCGTCGACAGCACCGGAGCGCTTGATCTGGATGAAGTGCCCGAACACCTCGTGGTGATCGGCGGCGGCGTCATCGGCCTCGAGCTTGGCTCGGTCTGGCGTCGTCTTGGTGCCAAGGTCACTGTGGTCGAATTCCTCGACCAGTTGCTCCCCGGCATGGACGGCGACGTGCGCAAGGAAGCGCAGAAGGTGTTCAAGAAGCAGGGCATGGCCATGATGCTCAGCCACAAGGTCACAGGCGCGAGCGTGGATGGCAAGACTGTCACTCTCACCATAGAAAAGTCCGCTGGTGGTGACGCGCAGACGCTTGAAGCGAGCCACGTGCTGGTCGCGATCGGCCGCCGTCCGAACACCGATGGTCTGGCGCTCGACAAGGCGGGCCTTGCCACCAACGCCCGCGGCCAAATCGAGATCGACCATGATTTCCGCACCAGCGTGCCCAACATCTGGGGTATCGGCGACGTCGTCCCCGGCCCGATGCTCGCGCACAAGGCCGAGGATGAGGGCATCGCGGTCGCTGAGAATATCGCGGGCCTCACCGGCATCGTGAACCACGATGTGATCCCCAGCGTCGTTTACACCGCGCCCGAAATCGCAGGCGTGGGCATTACTGAGGAACAGGCCAAGGAGCGCGGGCTCAACGTCAAGGTCGGCAAGTTCCCGATGATGGCCAACAGCCGCGCCAAGGCCAACCGCGACACCGAAGGCTTCGTGAAGGTCATTGCGGACGCGGAAACCGACCGCGTGCTGGGCGTGTGGATCGTCGCCAGCCTCGCCGGATCGATGATCGCCGAGGCCTGCGTTGCGATGGAATTCGGGGCGACGTCCGAGGATATCGCCTACACCTGCCACGCCCACCCGACCCACGCCGAAGCGCTCAAGGAAGCGGCAATGGCGGTGACGGGCAAGCCGATCCATATGTGA
- a CDS encoding DUF4403 family protein, giving the protein MTALAAASLILLVGCGASDDTASVAPPRGDDPIVFPQQASQIAVDLKLDLAELERTLERELPRELWRIDRPGSECVASQKVDLALFKVKSPKIECHITGKVTRGRLRLSGKGQALIVTLPVSGTLAARDVAGMFKGETGTGAAEVALSLRLDLTPDWKLASTAKLDYRWTRQPGIDFLGRRITFTSEADRELRPVKREVERIVARELARLPVKATAQDGWTKAHGVFVLNRENPPVWGRMTPQRFRFGGYTVQGRELVLHLGLDGMFESFVGIKPDAAAPAPLPPLARRDKAQAKSILHVPVVADYAVLEPVIAKALAKRAQRAFVVADYGSVTAQFDKITVYGTGNGRIAVGGEFTANSDLPVIEQAKGRIWLTARPVNTPGSRAVKFTEVRITGDTDIVGEEFLFALANSPDFQGAITDTLAQNFEGDFNKLRGKIDRALAKRKGRLADYSITIERVETGIITAHGQGLYLPVDITAQIDAKLRRLN; this is encoded by the coding sequence ATGACCGCATTGGCAGCCGCCAGCTTGATCTTGCTGGTGGGCTGCGGCGCGTCCGACGATACCGCTTCCGTTGCGCCGCCGCGCGGAGACGATCCGATCGTCTTCCCACAGCAGGCATCGCAGATCGCCGTCGACCTGAAGCTCGATCTGGCTGAGCTTGAGCGCACGCTCGAACGCGAATTGCCGCGCGAATTGTGGCGGATCGACCGTCCGGGGAGCGAATGTGTCGCCTCTCAGAAGGTCGATCTGGCGCTGTTCAAGGTCAAATCGCCCAAGATCGAATGCCACATCACCGGCAAGGTCACACGCGGCAGGCTGCGGCTGAGCGGCAAGGGTCAGGCGCTGATCGTCACCCTGCCGGTCTCCGGCACGCTCGCGGCGCGCGATGTCGCCGGGATGTTCAAGGGCGAGACCGGCACAGGCGCGGCCGAAGTGGCGCTGTCGCTGCGGCTTGATCTGACGCCGGACTGGAAGCTCGCCAGCACCGCAAAGCTCGATTACCGCTGGACGCGCCAGCCGGGGATCGACTTCCTCGGGCGGCGGATCACCTTCACCAGCGAGGCCGACCGCGAGCTGCGCCCGGTCAAGCGCGAGGTCGAACGCATTGTCGCGCGCGAACTGGCGCGCCTGCCAGTCAAGGCTACCGCGCAGGATGGCTGGACCAAGGCGCATGGGGTGTTCGTGCTCAACCGCGAGAACCCACCGGTGTGGGGGCGGATGACCCCGCAGCGGTTCCGGTTCGGCGGCTATACGGTGCAGGGGCGCGAGCTGGTCCTGCATCTGGGGCTTGATGGGATGTTCGAAAGCTTCGTCGGCATCAAGCCCGATGCAGCCGCGCCAGCCCCGCTTCCCCCGCTGGCGCGGCGTGACAAGGCGCAGGCCAAGTCCATCTTACACGTACCGGTGGTAGCCGATTACGCAGTGCTTGAACCGGTGATCGCCAAGGCGCTGGCCAAGCGCGCTCAGCGGGCTTTCGTGGTCGCCGATTACGGTTCGGTCACCGCGCAGTTCGACAAGATCACCGTCTATGGCACCGGCAACGGGCGCATCGCCGTGGGGGGCGAGTTCACGGCGAACTCGGACCTGCCGGTGATCGAGCAGGCCAAGGGGAGGATCTGGCTAACCGCGCGCCCCGTCAACACGCCCGGATCGCGCGCGGTGAAGTTCACCGAGGTGAGGATCACGGGAGATACCGATATCGTGGGCGAAGAATTCCTGTTCGCGCTCGCCAATTCGCCCGATTTCCAGGGCGCGATCACCGATACGCTGGCGCAGAATTTCGAAGGTGACTTTAACAAGCTGCGCGGCAAGATCGACCGCGCGCTGGCCAAACGCAAAGGCCGCCTCGCCGATTACAGCATCACCATTGAAAGGGTCGAGACGGGGATCATCACGGCGCACGGCCAAGGCCTCTACCTCCCGGTCGATATCACCGCGCAGATCGATGCAAAGCTGCGGCGGCTGAATTGA
- a CDS encoding amidase family protein: MAYPQLTDKAGVLATALAIRTRKISVAEAVDAAITRAGRDDAAIDALAVPDFERACETARTMDSAPRQLNQPLFGVPMTIKESFDVAGLPTTFGHPEFRDQLATRDAALVRRLKAAGAIIIGKTNVPVDLTDWQSFNPVYGRTSNPHDPDRSPGGSSGGSAAAVASGIVPGDFGTDIGGSVRVPAHFCGVWGHKTTWGLIPKHGHDFPGMSRREGFVAAHDSPLSIAGPLARNAPDLAVLTEVGAEVPLRRRPKPLKECRLLAVTALPNAPVDASVMEPTEAALEQLARAGVRIDRSNDLLPDQAQQYRHYLKMMNVVMARGAPAPDGRRATATDWFDLLDAQAACIAQWEALFAEYDFVLAPPAPVLAVPHRDTAVFRGTLMINGKEEPGGNALAWAGLATFPNLPATVLPIGSGTYLGSTLPCGMQVIGPRWSDLDCIAAAEAIGQVLHS, translated from the coding sequence ATGGCCTATCCGCAATTGACCGACAAAGCCGGAGTGCTGGCGACCGCGCTGGCGATCCGCACGCGCAAGATCAGCGTGGCCGAAGCGGTCGATGCGGCGATCACTCGGGCCGGGCGGGATGATGCCGCGATTGACGCGCTCGCCGTCCCCGATTTTGAACGCGCGTGTGAGACCGCGCGGACGATGGACAGTGCGCCGCGGCAGCTGAACCAGCCCCTGTTTGGCGTACCGATGACGATCAAGGAGAGCTTCGACGTCGCCGGGCTGCCGACCACCTTCGGCCACCCGGAGTTCCGCGATCAACTCGCTACCCGCGATGCGGCGTTGGTGCGCCGGTTGAAGGCGGCCGGCGCGATCATCATCGGCAAGACCAATGTGCCGGTGGATCTCACCGACTGGCAGAGCTTTAACCCGGTCTATGGCCGCACCTCCAACCCGCATGATCCTGACCGCTCCCCCGGCGGATCGTCAGGCGGCAGCGCGGCAGCAGTGGCGAGCGGGATCGTGCCGGGCGACTTCGGCACCGACATCGGCGGATCGGTGCGGGTGCCGGCGCATTTCTGCGGGGTATGGGGGCACAAGACGACCTGGGGCCTCATCCCCAAGCACGGCCACGATTTCCCCGGCATGTCGCGCCGCGAAGGTTTCGTCGCCGCGCATGACAGCCCGCTGAGTATCGCCGGGCCGCTGGCGCGTAATGCGCCCGATCTTGCCGTGCTGACCGAAGTGGGGGCCGAGGTGCCGCTGCGCCGCCGTCCCAAGCCGCTGAAGGAATGCCGTCTCCTCGCGGTTACTGCGCTGCCCAATGCGCCGGTCGATGCCAGCGTGATGGAGCCGACCGAAGCCGCGCTCGAACAGCTGGCCCGCGCGGGTGTGCGGATCGACCGGTCGAACGACCTTCTGCCCGATCAGGCGCAGCAATATCGCCACTATCTTAAGATGATGAACGTGGTGATGGCGCGCGGTGCTCCGGCGCCGGACGGCAGACGCGCGACGGCGACTGACTGGTTCGACCTGCTCGACGCTCAGGCCGCCTGCATCGCGCAGTGGGAGGCTTTGTTTGCGGAGTATGACTTCGTCCTCGCCCCGCCCGCCCCGGTGCTGGCGGTGCCGCACCGCGATACGGCCGTGTTCCGCGGCACCTTGATGATCAATGGCAAGGAGGAGCCGGGCGGCAATGCGCTGGCCTGGGCCGGGCTGGCGACCTTCCCCAACCTGCCCGCCACGGTACTCCCGATTGGTAGCGGCACCTATCTCGGTAGCACGCTGCCTTGCGGCATGCAGGTAATCGGGCCGCGCTGGAGCGATCTCGATTGCATCGCGGCGGCAGAGGCGATCGGACAGGTGTTGCACTCGTAA
- a CDS encoding PepSY domain-containing protein, with protein sequence MRSLAKWHIWLGWLVGVPIVMWLATGLLMVARPIDEVRGEHLRRESPPAALVLPGSNLAAPGAKLAEMRVQMQDDRPVAILTRLDGSVRRVDFASGAALPPLDAAAAQALVAREITGGDAVERVTLFPADRTPFDFRRPLAVWQVALADGTNVYVGRDTGAIEAVRTRWWRAFDLAWGLHIMDLSEREDTSHPVLIIFAALSLTGALIGLVLMFRRRKSRPAAKPL encoded by the coding sequence ATGCGCTCTCTTGCTAAGTGGCACATCTGGCTCGGCTGGCTGGTCGGTGTGCCGATCGTAATGTGGCTCGCAACCGGCCTGCTGATGGTCGCGCGCCCGATTGATGAGGTGCGCGGCGAGCATCTGCGGCGCGAAAGCCCACCCGCTGCACTGGTGCTGCCCGGCAGCAATCTCGCCGCGCCCGGAGCGAAGCTGGCCGAGATGCGGGTGCAGATGCAGGACGACCGACCCGTTGCGATCCTGACCAGGCTCGATGGTAGTGTCCGCCGGGTCGACTTCGCCAGCGGCGCGGCCCTCCCGCCCCTCGATGCGGCTGCTGCGCAAGCGCTGGTGGCGCGCGAGATTACCGGCGGCGATGCGGTGGAGCGCGTCACGCTGTTCCCCGCAGACCGCACGCCGTTCGATTTCCGCCGCCCGCTTGCGGTGTGGCAAGTCGCGCTCGCGGATGGCACCAATGTCTATGTGGGGCGCGATACCGGCGCCATCGAGGCGGTGCGCACGCGCTGGTGGCGGGCGTTTGACCTCGCATGGGGCCTCCACATTATGGACCTGTCCGAGCGGGAGGACACCAGCCACCCGGTGCTGATCATCTTCGCTGCGCTCTCGCTGACTGGGGCACTCATCGGCCTCGTGTTGATGTTCCGGCGCCGCAAATCGCGCCCGGCCGCCAAGCCCTTATGA
- a CDS encoding trimeric intracellular cation channel family protein has protein sequence MTPTVLTPILDWLDLAGIALFALSGAVLAARLKQTFVTMAFFALVTGVGGGTVRDLLIRAPVFWIDDPWVAAVCLGTALIAWFTPVRWWEGKGFAYADGAGLAAYAAIGSAKALAYGIPPIPAALMGVITGCVGGIIRDVVAGRPSIIMSPELYVTPAALTAALTVAGMLAAPLLGVSDQWAWALGFVCGFALRAAAIRWEWGLPSYGEREGA, from the coding sequence ATGACCCCGACCGTCCTCACTCCGATCCTCGACTGGCTTGACCTTGCCGGGATTGCGCTGTTCGCGCTGTCGGGTGCGGTGCTGGCGGCCCGGCTCAAGCAGACCTTCGTCACCATGGCCTTCTTCGCACTGGTGACGGGCGTGGGCGGAGGAACGGTGCGCGATCTGCTGATCCGCGCGCCGGTGTTCTGGATCGACGACCCGTGGGTGGCGGCGGTGTGCCTCGGCACGGCGCTGATCGCGTGGTTTACGCCGGTCCGGTGGTGGGAGGGCAAAGGCTTCGCCTATGCCGACGGTGCGGGCCTCGCCGCCTATGCCGCGATCGGCAGCGCGAAGGCGCTGGCCTATGGCATCCCGCCGATCCCGGCGGCGCTGATGGGCGTGATCACCGGCTGCGTCGGCGGGATCATCCGCGATGTCGTCGCCGGGCGCCCGTCGATCATCATGAGCCCCGAACTCTACGTCACCCCCGCCGCGCTGACCGCCGCATTGACGGTAGCAGGAATGCTGGCCGCGCCCCTGCTGGGTGTGAGCGACCAATGGGCCTGGGCGCTGGGCTTCGTTTGCGGATTTGCCCTGCGCGCGGCGGCGATCCGCTGGGAATGGGGCCTGCCGAGCTATGGCGAGAGGGAGGGCGCCTAG
- a CDS encoding serine hydrolase codes for MIRTAFAASTLLLAAVPVSAQSQQEALDARYDRALAAGYKALMLCGAIANAERNGAIRTPESVEQWELTGIQAPLDAIIGTLPHEIVRRPSGQIAHVAVRWADDMPPRIAANFGPETGCSVLPIGAPEDSSNADQPLPVAAKPEAKVPGTGTLSAAPRSKAKAPNPLDRVFASALAGQYGDGTRTTATLVRFNRSGGGLVEQSSYAPGFGEKTPQRTWSVAKSIAATLIGAAVHSGEANVADPIALNYWAAGGGTDPRNAITIDHALRMASGRYSDTPGNRTDALYFGGSTIDETAVNWPVLHAPGTVFRYANNDTLLALKGIGQWLSFYPPHLFFAKLGMAETVAETDIRGDHVMSSQVWSTASDLADFGQLYLNDGVLPSGERVLPEDWTKYVSTPSGPQPDGAFGYGAGFWLMNRSDDVPTDTFAAFGNRGQYVVIVPSRGVVIVRRGEDPAGAGFEIAAFTRDVLAALPTK; via the coding sequence ATGATCCGCACCGCTTTTGCAGCCTCCACGTTGCTCCTCGCCGCCGTCCCGGTTTCTGCACAATCCCAGCAGGAAGCGCTCGATGCGCGCTACGACCGCGCGCTCGCGGCCGGGTACAAGGCGCTCATGCTGTGCGGGGCGATTGCCAATGCCGAACGCAATGGGGCAATCCGGACGCCCGAGAGCGTCGAGCAATGGGAGCTGACGGGCATTCAGGCACCGCTGGATGCGATCATCGGCACCCTGCCTCACGAAATTGTCCGCCGACCGAGCGGCCAGATCGCCCATGTCGCGGTCCGCTGGGCAGACGACATGCCACCACGGATCGCAGCCAATTTCGGGCCAGAGACGGGCTGTTCGGTGCTGCCGATCGGTGCGCCGGAGGATTCGAGCAATGCTGACCAACCGCTGCCCGTAGCGGCAAAGCCCGAGGCAAAAGTGCCCGGCACAGGCACCCTCTCGGCAGCGCCTCGCAGCAAAGCCAAGGCACCTAACCCGCTCGACCGGGTCTTCGCCAGCGCGCTCGCCGGGCAATATGGCGATGGCACCCGCACAACCGCCACGCTGGTGCGCTTCAACCGCAGCGGAGGCGGGCTAGTCGAACAGTCCTCCTACGCCCCCGGCTTTGGCGAGAAGACCCCCCAGCGGACCTGGTCCGTTGCCAAGAGCATTGCGGCAACGCTGATCGGTGCGGCAGTGCATTCAGGTGAGGCCAACGTTGCTGACCCCATTGCACTCAATTACTGGGCCGCCGGCGGGGGGACCGATCCGCGCAATGCCATCACCATCGATCACGCCTTGCGCATGGCGAGCGGCCGCTATTCCGACACCCCGGGCAACCGCACCGATGCGCTCTATTTCGGTGGCTCGACCATTGATGAGACGGCGGTGAATTGGCCCGTGCTCCATGCGCCGGGAACAGTGTTCCGCTATGCCAATAATGACACGCTGTTGGCGCTCAAGGGGATCGGTCAATGGCTGTCGTTTTATCCGCCGCACCTTTTCTTCGCCAAGCTGGGGATGGCGGAGACGGTGGCCGAGACCGATATTCGCGGCGATCACGTGATGTCATCGCAGGTGTGGAGCACGGCGAGCGACCTTGCGGATTTCGGCCAGCTTTACCTCAACGACGGCGTGCTCCCTTCCGGCGAACGCGTTCTGCCTGAAGACTGGACGAAGTACGTGTCTACCCCGAGCGGCCCGCAGCCTGACGGCGCATTCGGCTATGGGGCCGGGTTCTGGCTGATGAACCGCTCTGACGATGTGCCCACCGACACCTTCGCCGCCTTCGGCAATCGTGGACAATATGTGGTGATCGTTCCTTCGCGGGGTGTTGTCATCGTTCGGCGCGGCGAAGATCCGGCAGGTGCTGGTTTCGAAATCGCCGCTTTCACGCGGGACGTGCTGGCGGCTCTTCCGACCAAATAG
- the rplQ gene encoding 50S ribosomal protein L17, giving the protein MRHGISGRKLGRKTGHRNALFRNMAAALIKHEQIKTTLPKAKELRPYLEKLITLAKRGGLSNRRLAMSRLGDEAQLKKLFEVLAERYSDREGGYTRVLRAGVRAGDAVQMAIIELVDRDEAAKGQDSGPVQTAEDYEDA; this is encoded by the coding sequence ATGCGTCATGGTATTTCGGGCCGTAAGCTGGGCCGCAAGACGGGTCACCGCAACGCCCTGTTCCGCAACATGGCCGCCGCGCTGATCAAGCACGAGCAGATCAAGACCACGCTGCCCAAGGCGAAGGAACTGCGTCCCTATCTCGAGAAGCTGATCACGCTGGCGAAGCGCGGCGGCCTTTCGAACCGTCGTCTCGCCATGAGCCGTCTGGGTGACGAAGCGCAGCTGAAGAAGCTGTTCGAAGTTCTGGCCGAGCGTTACTCGGACCGCGAAGGCGGCTACACCCGCGTGCTGCGCGCCGGTGTGCGCGCTGGCGATGCCGTCCAGATGGCGATCATCGAACTCGTCGACCGCGATGAAGCTGCCAAGGGTCAGGATTCTGGCCCGGTGCAGACCGCTGAAGACTACGAAGACGCATAA
- a CDS encoding DNA-directed RNA polymerase subunit alpha, with product MSVNTKNWQELKKPNTLEIKDSGDRQRKVTFVAEPLERGFGLTLGNALRRVLLSSLQGAAITSIKIENVLHEFSSLAGVREDVTDIVLNVKQIALRMEGEGPKRLQLSATGPGAVKAGDIAVTGDIEVMNKDLVICQLDEGATLNMELTADTGKGYSPAVQNRPADAPIGLIPVDSLYSPVRQVSYKVENARVGQELDYDKLSLTVETDGTVTPEDAVAYAARILQDQLTLFVHFEDGIPQPVGQMIGHAVQPEESDANQLNRYLLKKVDELELSVRSANCLKNDNIIYIGDLVQKTEAEMLRTPNFGRKSLNEIKEVLSSMGLRLGMDIPGWPPENIEEMAKKLEQELLG from the coding sequence ATGTCCGTCAACACCAAGAACTGGCAGGAACTCAAGAAACCCAACACCCTCGAAATCAAGGACAGCGGCGATCGTCAGCGCAAGGTGACTTTCGTGGCCGAACCGCTCGAGCGCGGCTTTGGCTTGACGCTCGGCAATGCGCTGCGCCGGGTGCTGCTGTCGAGCCTTCAGGGCGCGGCGATCACCTCGATCAAGATCGAGAACGTGCTGCACGAGTTCTCCAGCCTCGCTGGCGTGCGTGAAGACGTCACCGACATCGTGCTGAACGTGAAGCAGATCGCGCTGCGCATGGAAGGCGAAGGCCCCAAGCGTTTGCAGCTTTCGGCCACTGGCCCGGGTGCGGTCAAGGCTGGCGATATTGCTGTCACCGGCGACATCGAAGTGATGAACAAGGATCTGGTGATCTGCCAGCTCGATGAAGGCGCGACGCTCAACATGGAGCTGACCGCTGACACCGGGAAGGGCTACTCGCCCGCCGTGCAGAACCGTCCGGCTGATGCGCCGATTGGTCTGATCCCGGTTGACTCGCTGTACTCGCCGGTTCGTCAGGTGAGCTACAAGGTCGAGAACGCTCGCGTCGGGCAGGAGCTTGACTATGACAAGCTCTCGCTGACCGTCGAAACCGATGGCACTGTCACCCCGGAAGACGCCGTGGCCTATGCCGCGCGCATTCTTCAGGATCAGCTGACCCTGTTCGTCCACTTCGAAGACGGCATCCCGCAGCCGGTCGGTCAGATGATCGGTCATGCCGTGCAGCCGGAAGAAAGCGACGCCAACCAGCTCAACCGTTACCTCCTCAAGAAGGTGGACGAGCTGGAACTGTCGGTGCGTTCGGCCAATTGCCTCAAGAACGACAACATCATCTACATCGGCGATCTGGTCCAGAAGACCGAAGCCGAGATGCTGCGCACGCCGAACTTCGGCCGCAAGTCGCTCAACGAGATCAAGGAAGTGCTTTCCAGCATGGGCCTGCGTCTCGGCATGGACATCCCGGGCTGGCCGCCTGAGAACATCGAAGAAATGGCCAAGAAGCTCGAGCAAGAGCTTTTGGGCTGA
- the rpsK gene encoding 30S ribosomal protein S11 — MAREPGRIRRRDKKNITSGVAHINASFNNTMITITDAQGNAISWSSAGAMGFKGSRKSTPYAAQVAADDAGKKAAEHGVRTLEVEVKGPGSGRESALRGLAAVGFNITSIRDVTPIPHNGVRPSKRRRV; from the coding sequence ATGGCACGCGAACCAGGCCGTATTCGGCGCCGTGACAAGAAGAACATCACCAGCGGCGTTGCGCATATCAACGCCAGCTTCAACAACACCATGATCACCATCACCGATGCGCAGGGCAATGCGATCAGCTGGTCCAGCGCTGGCGCGATGGGCTTCAAGGGCAGCCGCAAGTCGACTCCCTATGCTGCTCAGGTTGCCGCTGACGATGCGGGCAAGAAGGCTGCCGAACACGGCGTCCGTACGCTCGAAGTCGAAGTGAAGGGTCCGGGCTCGGGCCGCGAAAGCGCGCTTCGGGGTCTTGCGGCTGTGGGTTTCAACATTACTTCGATCCGCGACGTCACTCCGATCCCGCACAACGGGGTCCGTCCCTCCAAGCGTCGCCGCGTCTGA
- the rpsM gene encoding 30S ribosomal protein S13, protein MARIAGVNIPTNKRVIIALTYIHGIGRTTAVQIADKLGIAHSARVQDLTDEEVLRIRETIDADFTVEGDLRRNTAMNIKRLMDLRAYRGLRHRSGLPVRGQRTHTNARTRKGKAKPIAGKKK, encoded by the coding sequence GTGGCTCGTATTGCCGGGGTCAATATCCCCACCAACAAGCGCGTGATCATCGCGCTGACCTATATTCACGGTATTGGTCGTACCACCGCCGTCCAGATCGCTGACAAGCTGGGTATCGCGCATTCTGCGCGTGTGCAGGACCTCACTGATGAGGAAGTGCTGCGGATCCGCGAAACCATCGACGCCGATTTCACCGTGGAAGGCGACCTGCGTCGCAACACCGCGATGAACATCAAGCGCCTGATGGATCTGCGCGCCTATCGCGGCCTGCGTCACCGTTCGGGTCTCCCCGTCCGTGGCCAGCGCACCCACACCAACGCCCGCACCCGCAAGGGCAAGGCCAAGCCCATCGCGGGCAAGAAGAAGTAA